Proteins from a single region of Malaclemys terrapin pileata isolate rMalTer1 chromosome 23, rMalTer1.hap1, whole genome shotgun sequence:
- the ZBTB39 gene encoding zinc finger and BTB domain-containing protein 39, producing the protein MGMRIKLHSTDHPNNLLKELNKCRLSETMCDVTIVVGSRSFAAHKAVLACAAGYFQNLFLNTGLDAARTYVVDFITPANFEKILSFVYTSELFTDLINVGVIYEVAERLGMDDLLKACHSTFPDLESSAVTKQPSGSGEGRSGPLGGTATEPNHSLGELRSSGEHFGSERNCILHGEVAGGYKEDDRNPMSEAGHNLPLMHQPPPKTEEQELTGQFASATNVVSQPSLGNVNMAVQTTASTCQPYKIQNNGDFSKTSFFAADTSLDISTGSNSCPSNSDHSKDQGFGQMDELQLEDLGADELHFEDASEELGPVEEVIELSDDSEEELAFENDSRESKAMPCQVCKKVLEPNIQLIRQHARDHVDLLTGNCKVCETHFQDRNSRVTHVLSHIGIFLFSCDMCETKFFTQWQLTLHRREGVFDNNVIVHPSDPLPSKINLFGGGPGSELVCTTCGKPLAKDFHTVRGHILDHMNLKGQTCGVCDQRQLNLCSLMWHTLSHLGISVFSCSICANSFVDRHLLEKHMAVHQSMEEALFRCHFCGQSFKLEAAYRYHVSQHKCGGSLDVVRPSFGDRLQQQALQKRKLPEEFLSEDLALQNQPGNSKYSCKVCGKRFAHTSEFNYHRRIHTGEKPYQCKVCHKFFRGRSTIKCHLKTHSGALMYRCTVCGHYSSTLNLMSKHVGVHKGSLPPDFTIEQTFMYIIHSKDAEKNTDS; encoded by the coding sequence ATGGGCATGAGGATCAAGCTACACAGCACCGATCACCCCAACAACCTGCTGAAGGAACTCAACAAGTGCAGGCTGTCGGAAACCATGTGCGACGTCACCATTGTGGTGGGGAGCCGCTCCTTCGCCGCACACAAAGCGGTGCTGGCCTGTGCGGCCGGCTACTTCCAGAACCTCTTCCTGAACACGGGGCTGGACGCTGCCAGGACCTACGTGGTGGACTTCATCACGCCGGCCAACTTTGAGAAGATCCTGAGCTTCGTCTACACCTCTGAGCTCTTCACGGACCTTATCAACGTGGGCGTCATATACGAGGTGGCGGAGAGGCTGGGCATGGACGATCTGCTCAAGGCCTGTCATTCCACCTTCCCCGACTTGGAGAGCTCGGCCGTTACCAAGCAGCCCTCTGGGTCGGGAGAAGGTCGTTCAGGCCCTTTGGGCGGCACAGCGACAGAACCAAACCATTCCCTGGGTGAACTCCGGAGCAGTGGGGAGCACTTTGGCTCTGAGCGGAATTGCATCTTGCACGGGGAAGTGGCAGGTGGTTACAAAGAGGATGACAGGAATCCCATGAGTGAAGCCGGCCATAACCTGCCTTTGATGCATCAACCACCTCCAAAGACAGAAGAGCAGGAACTGACGGGGCAGTTTGCTTCTGCCACCAACGTGGTGTCTCAACCCAGCCTGGGCAACGTCAACATGGCCGTTCAAACCACTGCAAGTACCTGCCAGCCCTATAAGATCCAGAACAACGGGGACTTCAGCAAGACCAGCTTTTTCGCAGCTGACACCTCGCTGGACATCTCCACCGGGAGCAACTCCTGCCCCAGCAACAGTGACCATTCCAAAGACCAGGGCTTCGGGCAGATGGATGAGCTGCAGCTGGAGGACCTAGGGGCAGACGAGCTGCACTTCGAAGACGCCAGCGAAGAGCTGGGCCCGGTGGAGGAGGTCATCGAGCTGAGCGACGACAGTGAGGAGGAGCTGGCCTTTGAGAACGACAGCCGGGAGAGCAAGGCCATGCCCTGCCAGGTGTGCAAGAAGGTCCTGGAACCCAACATCCAGCTGATCCGCCAGCATGCGAGGGACCACGTGGACCTGCTCACCGGCAACTGCAAGGTCTGCGAGACCCACTTCCAGGACCGGAATTCCCGGGTCACCCACGTCTTGTCCCACATTGGgatcttcctcttctcctgcgACATGTGTGAGACCAAGTTCTTCACCCAATGGCAGCTCACCCTCCACCGGAGAGAGGGCGTGTTCGACAACAACGTCATCGTCCACCCCAGCGACCCACTGCCCAGCAAGATCAACCTGTTTGGTGGAGGGCCCGGCTCGGAGCTGGTATGCACCACCTGCGGGAAGCCACTGGCCAAAGATTTCCACACCGTCCGGGGCCACATTCTGGACCACATGAACTTGAAAGGCCAAACATGTGGCGTGTGCGACCAGCGGCAGCTCAACCTCTGCAGCCTGATGTGGCACACGCTTTCCCACCTGGGCATCTCGGTCTTCTCCTGCTCCATCTGCGCTAACAGCTTTGTGGACCGGCATCTGCTGGAGAAGCACATGGCCGTCCATCAGAGCATGGAAGAGGCTCTCTTCCGGTGCCATTTCTGCGGCCAGAGCTTCAAGCTGGAAGCGGCTTACCGCTACCACGTCAGCCAGCACAAGTGCGGCGGCAGCCTGGACGTCGTCCGGCCCAGCTTCGGAGACCGGCTCCAGCAGCAAGCCCTCCAGAAGAGGAAGCTGCCGGAGGAATTCCTGAGCGAGGACCTGGCCCTGCAGAACCAGCCAGGAAACAGTAAGTACAGCTGCAAGGTCTGCGGGAAGAGGTTTGCCCACACGAGCGAGTTCAACTACCACCGGAGGATCCACACGGGAGAAAAGCCTTACCAGTGCAAAGTGTGTCACAAATTCTTCCGCGGCCGCTCCACCATCAAGTGCCACCTGAAGACGCACTCGGGGGCCCTCATGTACCGATGCACTGTGTGTGGACACTACAGCTCCACCTTAAACCTCATGAGCAAGCACGTCGGTGTCCACAAAGGCAGCCTGCCGCCCGATTTCACCATCGAACAGACGTTCATGTACATAATCCATTCCAAAGACGCGGAGAAAAACACAGACAGCTGA
- the TAC3 gene encoding tachykinin-3, producing the protein MKSPLVLKVLLSLAAAKLCHTYCEGTPEQQTARGVQTKPSSDLDKLPTALLRRLYDGHRVSYEALLQLAGKDDARPKMPVPSQKRDMHDFFVGLMGKRTPEPDDPTDGNKETSAGFGDLKYPPNAE; encoded by the exons ATGAAAAGCCCCCTGGTGCTGAAGGTGCTGCTGTCCTTAGCAGCGGCCAAGCTGTGTCACACCTACTGCGAAGGGACCCCGGAGCAACAGACGGCCAGAGGGGTCCAGACGAAG CCGAGCTCAGACCTCGACAAGCTGCCCACGGCCCTGCTCAGGAGACTCTACGACGGCCACCGGGTCTCCTACGAGGCACTGCTGCAGCTGGCGGGCAAGGACGATGCCC GTCCCAAGATGCCCGTCCCCTCTCAGAAAC GGGACATGCACGACTTCTTTGTCGGCCTCATGGGGAAAAGGACCCCGGAGCCCG ACGACCCCACAGACGGGAACAAGGAGACTTCCGCTGGCTTCGGCGACCTCAAATACCCCCCAAATGCAGAATGA